The DNA region cacatcacattttttgtcaaataaaagtATGATGGTGTAGAcatctttttatattttactcaGGTCTTAAAATGAATCAAtttgattatgataatataataactcATTCCTATTATTGTAGATGAAGACGACAAAGAAACAGCCTCGAATGGGGTACACCAAGCCAGGAACCAAACATGTTGACAACAAACAGAATAAACGTCCAGTGAGAGCAGAGCAATCTGACAAGGAGAAAGAGATCACAAAACAACTGTTAGGAGATCTGTACAAGGATCGACTTTATCTGGATAAGTTGCTGAAGGACGGCGGTGAGTTTAGTAGTGATGATAATCAACAATAAgccaatatatttaaaattaatttgttgcCCAGCCAAAAGTTTCAGAATACTAATGTCAGCATTTAAAACTTCTAGGAATAAAAAACACatgataaatgaaataattataattattggaAATTTTGTAATATATGTATTATGAtgttcaatttgtttttatgaCCTATAGCagtaattttaatcaattttatacatattttgttaattgaaacacaattaaaaaaaaaaaaaaggaaacaaaaaTTAACCTAGAAAAACACAACTAGTCTGACCATCGGTTCTACAGTACTAGCCATAGATAAaggtacaataatatattatttccaAAGTAAACTCAcaatttgaaaacatttatttactcagaAGAGATAAAATAGACTGAACCAAATCTAGGAAATATGAATCCTATTGATGTTTCATTTACTGTATGCCATTAGTTTTCTGTAATCTCTGTCATCTAAGTTGAAGATTAGGCTTCTAACAGTTCTTGTGATTTCGCAAATTTAGACTTAACAAGACCAACCACAGAGAGCGGTAACCAGATATATGATTTGGTGATGCAGGGATTACGATATTTAGATACACGAACAGAGTTCTGGCGTCAACAAAAGCCAATGTATGCACGCAATCGAGACAAAGCCGAGGCCAGCAAGGGAAGACGGGACAAGAGTAAAGTGCCAATGGATCCTGCAAAGTACATCCTTAAAAATCTGGAAGAAATTGATAATTGTAAGTAAGCAAATAAAAAGTAGTATTCAGGTTATCTTCTTCTATTTTAAGGAGCAAACTTCATAGTTGAAGGCTACTGCTCCACTAAGGGTCCCATTGTGAcatcggcagccaactacgGCGCCAATACGTCTGTGTTTGTGTATGAATGAACTAtatacaccagggtaaccccctactcgtctcgaaagatttactaggttctttaaagtgcacatgagccagatgtacactggacctacggtttatagtcctccgagaagacttgttctactaccagaaccatggagcgattgagcctcgaacccttgccaatgttatggctatggatttcggttccactgtcttaaccgctcggccacactCACACTCGGCCACACTGTACATCAATACAACTcttaaataaaaagaacaaaattgTATAAAGAATGAAGTTATGTTACCAGTCCTTCTGCCCCTTCCTACTATACTGTGGTCATATGTTTGCCCACAAAGTAATTGGAATTTATGCTGAACTTCTTGGTGGACACACAACCTCTAGCTTGGCATTTATACCTCTTGACAACCAAGTTTGCATTGCTGGCTAGGGGTTACATTCAAGCTCACAAAAGCAGGATGTTGCTCACTAACACAAAGCTACTTCGATTATTAGATTATACTACATCATGTTCACAATACAGtactatacattttatttacttaattgGCGCTTAAATCTTCTCCTTTCTGTTTTTTTCTAGCCTTGGCCAAGAACAAACCAAAGGATGCTCTTAGCCAGTCTAAACGTGTCCTGAAGACGGTGGAAGGATGGAAAGAAAGTGACGTACCTGATAAAGATGACTATCTTGCCAATTTACATAGTTGTATTGGTAATGCACACTTGGACCTAGGAAACATGGAGTTTGCATTGAAGCATCATAATATTGATTATGATTTGTGCCAGTCAAGGTAAATCAAAATATTCTTCATCCAGATATTAGTATACAGGCACAGTGCCGagagtaaataaatatttgcataTGCGGTTGTCTTCTGTGCCTAGACGGAGCAATGATCCATTCATTGTAATCAATGAGCACTATAAAAGAACTAGGAATATCAGGTTTCAAGAATGtatcaatttgtttttgaaattgAAAGATGTTAGGAGAAAGAGGTGACTTTCAGTTCTGTAAATGtgtgtgtattttattattttgactATGTTGACTTTGTTTTCTGTCACCATGTTCGACTGTGTGCCTATAGATACACAGTTGACAGTGCCGACTAAAACTGAtgaatttacatttacaataggGAAAGTGAGGATGGACGATCAAGAGCATTGGACAATCTCGGCAGAGTCCATGCCCGTATCGGTCAGTTCACAGAAGCAGTCAAGTATTGGAAAGAGAAGTTACCAATGGTCAAGTCGGCGTTAGAGGCAACCTGGTTGTACCACGAGATTGGCCGCTGCCACTTGGAGCTTGGTGAATATCAAGAGGCTCATGATTTTGGTGAGAAGAGTTTGAAGGCAGCACAAGAAGCTGGAGATGATGTCTGGCAGTTAAATGCCAGTGTTCTTATTGCCCAATCAGAGGGTGCGTACATTTTAGTTTCTTCATGTGTTTTCCTTATTTTAACCAGTGTACACAGTTGTGTTTGACTCTACTatgtacccatttatacacgaAACGCAAACATAAGTAAACGTGTCTTGCCTATTAGAACATAATGCACCACAATGCGATGAGCCCACAATCAAACACCTAACACATGCTGCATCACTGCCCTGCACTTTGTCCTGTACTTTATAACAAACTGCAAACAGACTTTGAGGCTAAAAAAGGACACTTATGCTTTCCTTCATCAATTCTAGTCTacttgtatttttgtttgtgggtgattatttttagattttcttTTACTCTACAGTAAAACTTGGAGATTTACATGAAGCTATTGAGTCATTTGAGCGGTCACTCGAAATGGCAAAGATCCAAGGGGATTTCCCAGCTCAAAAAGCAATTTCAAAAGCTTTAGAAGATCTTAATGAAAAGATCGTTAAAGGACTGAAAGGAGAGGATGAGGACGAGGAAgaacaaaatgaaaacaaaaatgataaaaagaGTGATGACGAAAAAGATAATATAGAAGAGAAGGAAGATGCAATGAAGGATTATAAAAGTGAAGATGAAGACAGCAAAAAGGACAAAGATAAAGAAAAGGAGGAACATAATGATTCGTCATCAGgtattatagtttatttttacttgtttttgaatgtttttTGCATGTAAACTAGCATTTTCTTAGACAGTGCCTAGCTATTTATTAGCCCTTACCATGatatatcatgttttatttaaactcattattattttttaaaacagtgtGTTAATAATCTTGCAATTAATCCCTGCGTATACCCGGTACTACCGGGTATAAACAGACGTCGTTGAAATACGTATACACGGTAATACCGGGTATGGGAAAAACAATGATTTGatcgtatttgcctataatatatagcaccctctatatttTTTCGATGaactttaatatttattcaagTCATTACAATTCCAGCAAAAAAAACGGCCCTCTATAGTTGT from Antedon mediterranea chromosome 2, ecAntMedi1.1, whole genome shotgun sequence includes:
- the LOC140040843 gene encoding outer dynein arm-docking complex subunit 4-like, which translates into the protein MPYEGEEGSDSIQKGSFAIFVAEGDVLFKQGEYKKALESYSEALEIEPSDKNCLVARSKCHLQLGDAVSALKDAEASLTEDKDYHKGLYQKAEALYQTGDFEMALVFYHRGNKLRPELQEFRLGIQKAQEAIDNSVGSPSKVKLENKGDLSFFSKQDEMKTTKKQPRMGYTKPGTKHVDNKQNKRPVRAEQSDKEKEITKQLLGDLYKDRLYLDKLLKDGDLTRPTTESGNQIYDLVMQGLRYLDTRTEFWRQQKPMYARNRDKAEASKGRRDKSKVPMDPAKYILKNLEEIDNSLAKNKPKDALSQSKRVLKTVEGWKESDVPDKDDYLANLHSCIGNAHLDLGNMEFALKHHNIDYDLCQSRESEDGRSRALDNLGRVHARIGQFTEAVKYWKEKLPMVKSALEATWLYHEIGRCHLELGEYQEAHDFGEKSLKAAQEAGDDVWQLNASVLIAQSEVKLGDLHEAIESFERSLEMAKIQGDFPAQKAISKALEDLNEKIVKGLKGEDEDEEEQNENKNDKKSDDEKDNIEEKEDAMKDYKSEDEDSKKDKDKEKEEHNDSSSDESVKSDKSHNSHKSSKSDKSDKSDKSDKSDKSDKSKHSEGKKDVDET